The sequence GAATCTGGCTTGATGGATAAGGCCACATTCTCCTCTACCACTTAAAAAGAACCCCCAGGTGCATGGGTTAGGGCAACTGGCAGTGTAACTAGCTCTCATTAACCTGTAGCTCATGCTCCTGATGGATTATCTAAGGCAAATTTTAAATGTCAAGTTATCTCACATCTGCTCACTGCCCACTGTAATTCTGAGTCAACTTCTGGTCCAGCCGTTGATGTCATCAGGCAGCCAATCAACAAACACTTGAGTTCATACTCTAGGCCAGGCACTTAATAAGTGcttgaataattaaaataaatttattatcatATTTAACATTAATATCTATTGTTTCCAAACTTGCCTGATCATCAGAATAATCTGGGGCACTTGTTAAAACTTCAGATTCCCAGAGTTCACAGAAAATCCCAAACCCACTGAGTTCAAATCTCTAGATTTGAGGAAGGGCCTGGAACTATATTTTTATCAGGCCCTCAGATTAATTCTAACGATACAGCAAGTTTGGAAAATACTAACCTAAGTgaaacagaactagaaaaataagaccTGGACTCCAAATATTAGGTCACTTTTTGAACTGAAATGTAATTTATTTGCATCTCCAGTgccatttttccttcctctgtgggTACCAATGATTAGCCCAGAAGGTCTATTTGAGTCAAGGAATGTGAACCTTAAAATCACATTGGAAATGCAATTCCCCTGGGTTTTCTGAAGGTGGGATCGTTTTCCAGTAAATGCTAATTACCAGGGTGTCACTGTTGATTAATTAATGATGTGATCAGTAATCAGCGCTCTTTACCCTGAGTTTTTCTGATTAGCATGTATCTGATGGGTCCCTTAAGCAACAGGGGAAAGGTGTTTCTGGAAAAAAGGAAGCACAGGTGCTTGGGACACACCCAGAGTACTACAGAACAAGCTGCTGGAAGAGCAGAATGGCGTGGAGTCGAACACTGTGCTGGAGTTTGACTATTTACTATTTAGAAAGACCCTAAACATTCTAGAATCTGGGTGAAGTAGACAATTAACCATGGACTCCATTTGTAAGACTAAATGCAAATGCTGGTAACGTTAGGAGAAGACACTGTACAACATAGAgaagaaaagagtgaaattagtTTAAGACGGTCTCACAAACTCTTTTCCATTTTGCTGGGCTCTGGCCTCCAGCCGGTTTCCCTTGACATGTACTTGCCACTCTCAACcctcatacacactcacagagatCTATGCATGTACACCTGCACACAAAGGAGCACACATGCAAATTCACACATGCCTTCACACACACGTCTCTCTTAGTTGGGACCATATGAAACTGCCATTCTTATAGGTCAAAACAGacaaatatcagcaatttcacATGGTTCAAGCTAAtagctatgcatatacatgcaCAAATATACGTGTGTTATAGATGCACCCATCCACACACAggacacatacaaatatatatcacACGTGCACACTCGCATGTGCAGAAAAAGTCACCGAtgcccttctccatggctgtccTAGTGAAAATTTAACGCAGACTCCCGCTTCAcaacgccccccccccaccccccgcaatcTTGCCTAGTGCTGACATTAACCTGCAACGTCCATCCTTTCCGCTCGCAGGAGAGTGAAGACCTGGAGAAACAGAACGCGGCGCTGCGGAAGGAGATCAAACAGCTCACGGAGGAGCTGAAATACTTCACATCGGTGCTGAGCAGCCACGAGCCCCTGTGCTCGGTGCTGGCCCCCGGCGCGCCCTCGCCCCCCGAGGTGGTGTACAGCGCCCACGCCTTCCACCAGCCTCACGTCAGTTCCCCGCGCTTCCAGCCCTGAGCTCCCCGAGGGCGGGAGAGAGcggagcccccagccccagctgctcCCAGGCCTCGGGAGGGGCACGCAGACTGTGGCCAGCGGCCCTCGTCCCTCAGCACCCTCTCCACCCGGAGACCCGGAGGCGGAGGCCTGGACCGGGATGGAGCACAGGACGCAGCTGCTGGACGTGTGTGCGGCCTCCCGAAGTGTGGCCGACTGCCCGGCGCCGTGGGCTGGACCTTCACGTGGGTGGGAGGCCGGATCCAGAGCTACGTCAAGCATAACGCCCAAGTCCCGTTGCACAGAGGGAGGAGGGGTAGGGAAgggttatttttctaaataaatgtcTTAAAAGAAACCAGTCTGGCCAGGGCTTGAAACCTTAAGTTCTGTGGGGTTGGGGTCTTTTTTGGTTCTTGGCCTCAGGAGCCCTTAAAGCTCAGGAGACTCTGCTAATATCGCTTCTTTTCCATGGCTTGTTAATCTGCTTGGGAAGCTGGGTTTTTGCAAAGAATCTTCAATTCTCCTTCTAGGCATCTTCTTGATTTTCCTCCCCAAATCACCTCACTGTGACCTCTCACTTTCCATTCCTTGCATCATGCTTTCTAGATTGTCTAGACGTTTCTAGGGTCATTCTCTAGACAGGAGAAGGACCAGCGCCAGATGTTGTGGAGTGGGATGGTCATTCGAGTTGGTACCCTCGTCTCCCACGACTTCACTGACTCAGCCCCATCCAGACGGCCAGCGCTGGGGGATGCTGCGTGCCAGGCCCCATGCAAGGAACTCCAGTAACACAAGGAGCACCTCACGTGAAGGCGAGGCTTTCCTCATGCTCCCGTGGGGCAACACGTGGTTCAGAGA comes from Balaenoptera ricei isolate mBalRic1 chromosome 2, mBalRic1.hap2, whole genome shotgun sequence and encodes:
- the BATF gene encoding basic leucine zipper transcriptional factor ATF-like produces the protein MPHSSDSSDSSFSRSPPPSKQDSSDDVRKVQRREKNRIAAQKSRQRQTQKADTLHLESEDLEKQNAALRKEIKQLTEELKYFTSVLSSHEPLCSVLAPGAPSPPEVVYSAHAFHQPHVSSPRFQP